From the genome of Candidatus Paceibacterota bacterium, one region includes:
- a CDS encoding arylsulfatase → MKRAILSPFIGLLAALSLWTGWPQVVSAAPANAKPNFLIILADDMGFSDAGCYGGEIHTPNLDRLAANGLRFTQFYNTARCWPTRSSLLTGYYAQQIGMDPRRGRLPAWTRVLPHYLKPLGYRCYQSGKWHLTGAPKPVADGGFDHSYRFEDWDRYFSPAKHFEDDHPAAPVKPDSGYYATTAFADHALGYLRDHATNHAAKPFFLYLAFIAPHFPLHAPPEDIARYRDRYREGWDVIRAQRWERIRQMRLLDCALPPLDPGFTPRYFKPEVLEQLGPGETEHPVVWETLTAEQQAFQATKMAVHAAMVDRMDRGIGRVLDQLRIMGALDNTFICFLSDNGADATLLVRGEGHDPGAPAGSWRSFQCLGPGWASACNTPFRWHKIWVHEGGIATPLIVHWPNGIKARGELRHDPGHVVDFVPTLLDLAGARITNVWNGIEAPPLPGKSLVPAFRKDGTVKREFIFFHHEGNRALRVGNWKVVSARENDNRWELYNLGKDRSELHDLAARQPERASRMESRWKELERTFRRQYSEATTESSP, encoded by the coding sequence ATGAAACGCGCCATACTTTCACCATTCATTGGCCTGCTGGCCGCGCTCAGCCTTTGGACGGGGTGGCCCCAGGTCGTCTCAGCCGCGCCCGCCAACGCCAAGCCCAACTTCCTGATCATCCTCGCCGATGACATGGGGTTTTCGGATGCCGGCTGCTATGGCGGCGAGATTCACACGCCCAACCTCGATCGCCTGGCGGCCAATGGGCTGCGCTTCACCCAATTCTACAACACCGCGCGCTGCTGGCCGACCCGCTCCAGCCTCCTGACGGGCTACTACGCCCAGCAAATCGGCATGGACCCGCGCCGGGGGCGCCTGCCAGCGTGGACCCGGGTGCTGCCCCATTACCTCAAACCCCTCGGCTACCGCTGCTATCAGTCGGGCAAGTGGCATCTGACGGGCGCGCCCAAACCAGTGGCCGATGGCGGCTTCGACCATTCGTATCGGTTCGAAGACTGGGACCGCTACTTCTCGCCCGCGAAACACTTTGAAGACGACCACCCGGCCGCGCCGGTCAAGCCGGACAGCGGCTACTACGCAACCACCGCCTTCGCCGACCACGCCCTCGGCTACCTCAGGGACCACGCGACCAACCATGCCGCCAAGCCCTTCTTCCTTTACCTGGCCTTCATCGCGCCCCACTTCCCGCTGCATGCTCCGCCCGAGGACATCGCGCGCTACCGCGACCGTTACCGGGAGGGCTGGGACGTGATTCGCGCTCAGCGGTGGGAGCGAATCCGTCAAATGCGCCTGCTCGACTGCGCCCTGCCGCCGCTTGATCCCGGGTTCACCCCGCGCTACTTCAAGCCCGAAGTCCTGGAGCAGCTCGGCCCGGGCGAAACGGAACACCCGGTGGTGTGGGAGACGCTGACAGCCGAACAACAGGCCTTCCAGGCAACCAAAATGGCTGTGCATGCGGCAATGGTGGACCGCATGGACCGCGGGATTGGGCGTGTGCTCGATCAACTGCGGATCATGGGCGCCCTCGACAACACCTTCATCTGCTTCCTGTCCGACAACGGCGCGGACGCCACACTCCTGGTCCGCGGCGAAGGGCACGATCCGGGCGCGCCCGCCGGCTCGTGGCGGTCATTCCAGTGCCTTGGACCCGGGTGGGCGAGCGCCTGCAACACCCCGTTCCGGTGGCACAAGATCTGGGTGCATGAGGGGGGCATCGCCACCCCGCTCATCGTGCATTGGCCAAACGGGATTAAAGCGCGCGGAGAATTGCGGCATGACCCGGGTCATGTCGTTGACTTCGTGCCGACGCTGCTCGATCTGGCCGGTGCGCGCATTACGAACGTTTGGAACGGGATTGAAGCCCCTCCGCTCCCGGGCAAAAGCCTGGTGCCGGCGTTCCGGAAGGACGGCACGGTGAAGCGCGAATTCATCTTCTTCCACCACGAAGGCAATCGGGCCTTGCGCGTGGGGAATTGGAAGGTGGTGTCGGCCCGTGAAAATGACAACCGGTGGGAGCTTTACAACCTGGGCAAAGACCGCAGCGAGTTGCACGACCTCGCCGCGCGGCAACCGGAGCGGGCGAGCCGGATGGAATCCCGCTGGAAGGAATTGGAGCGGACCTTCCGCCGCCAATATTCGGAGGCCACCACGGAGTCGTCGCCGTGA
- a CDS encoding sulfatase has protein sequence MKYLLPLWTTIACLAAAVLAETPAFSAPPPAPARQPRPNLVFLFADQLRYQSCGFAGDTQARTPNLDSLARQGVVFRNAISGHPVCAAYRASLLTGKYTTSTGMVINELRMSTNHTFFAQVLTRHGYDTAYIGKWHLWANELGNHYDPKNSFTPPGPYRFGFDGFWAAFNFHHEYFDGYYHTDSPEKIPIKGYEPDGQTDLAIARIQHCAATGKPFALFLSLGTPHDPWNTNNVPAKFLNLFADEGGKPRFTLPPNYKPDNDPYSDNWGRFRGPRERQSIPRWLRVYYAMTANLDWNMGRLLQAIDAAGLRSNTIVVFTSDHGEMMGAQGRRAKNIFYEEAVRVPFIIRWPDRIPAGATTDACLNTPDIMPTLLGLAGLPVPAKVEGMDLSHCALGRPGPEPEAAFMQNTGACALWEDGYEWRALRSKQFTYAIYRKDRKELLFDNLKDPSQLRDLAASPEHEQTLNRFRALLKTRMQELDDNFAASTWYRDHWVQDRIIKYAR, from the coding sequence ATGAAATACCTCTTGCCGCTCTGGACGACGATTGCCTGCCTCGCTGCCGCTGTGCTCGCAGAAACCCCGGCCTTCTCCGCCCCGCCCCCGGCGCCGGCCCGGCAGCCCCGGCCAAACCTCGTGTTTCTCTTCGCCGACCAACTCCGCTACCAGTCCTGCGGCTTCGCCGGCGACACCCAAGCCCGCACTCCCAACCTCGACTCCCTCGCCCGCCAGGGTGTCGTCTTTCGCAATGCCATCTCCGGCCATCCTGTCTGTGCCGCCTACCGCGCCTCGCTCCTCACCGGCAAATACACCACCTCCACCGGCATGGTCATCAACGAGCTGCGCATGAGCACCAACCACACCTTCTTCGCGCAGGTCCTCACCCGCCACGGCTACGACACCGCCTACATCGGCAAATGGCACCTCTGGGCCAACGAACTCGGCAACCACTACGACCCCAAAAACTCCTTCACGCCCCCCGGCCCCTACCGCTTCGGCTTCGACGGCTTCTGGGCCGCCTTCAACTTCCACCACGAGTACTTCGACGGCTACTACCACACCGATAGCCCGGAGAAGATCCCCATCAAAGGCTACGAACCCGACGGCCAAACCGACCTCGCCATCGCCCGCATCCAACACTGCGCCGCCACCGGCAAGCCCTTCGCCCTGTTCCTCTCCCTGGGCACCCCGCACGACCCGTGGAACACCAACAACGTCCCGGCCAAGTTCCTCAACCTGTTCGCCGACGAAGGTGGCAAACCCCGCTTCACCCTCCCCCCGAACTATAAGCCCGACAACGACCCCTACTCCGACAACTGGGGCCGTTTCCGCGGCCCGCGCGAACGCCAGTCCATCCCCCGGTGGCTCCGCGTCTATTACGCCATGACCGCCAACCTCGACTGGAACATGGGCCGCCTCCTCCAGGCCATTGACGCCGCCGGCCTTCGCTCCAACACCATCGTCGTCTTCACCTCCGACCACGGTGAGATGATGGGCGCCCAGGGCCGCCGCGCCAAAAACATCTTCTACGAAGAAGCCGTGCGCGTCCCCTTCATCATCCGCTGGCCCGACCGCATCCCCGCCGGCGCCACCACCGACGCCTGCCTCAACACCCCCGACATCATGCCCACGCTGCTGGGCCTGGCCGGCCTGCCGGTCCCGGCGAAAGTCGAAGGTATGGACCTCAGCCACTGCGCGCTGGGTCGGCCCGGGCCCGAACCGGAAGCGGCCTTCATGCAGAACACGGGCGCCTGCGCGTTGTGGGAAGACGGCTACGAATGGCGGGCGCTGCGCAGCAAGCAATTCACCTATGCGATCTACCGCAAAGACCGCAAGGAACTCCTGTTCGACAACCTGAAGGACCCCTCTCAGCTCCGCGACCTGGCGGCAAGCCCCGAGCACGAACAGACGCTCAACCGCTTCCGCGCTCTGCTAAAGACCCGCATGCAGGAGCTGGATGACAACTTCGCGGCCAGCACTTGGTATCGCGACCACTGGGTCCAGGACCGCATCATCAAATACGCGCGGTAA
- a CDS encoding ATP citrate lyase citrate-binding domain-containing protein — MTSTRIGELVFLEHFAPLYKIPVPEHLSEPVTESKLRERLGRWGAGIVKPDVLAGKRGKAGLVRRVENFRDALRVLRDVAAEEIHGQNPRGAYIVQAVPADLEIFTAISYSSHTLSPAFTVSLRGGMEVEAISEEDKVTVPLSVFRGLNAYQVSEALTELGVKGKLNSRLSIVFVNLWDMFISTGMLSCEVNPWRVTKDGQIWACDFKATFDEHNFKARDLGLAWPEYPSEATPFEAEMNALAAASHQGQAHVSSLGGTKILPLLFGGGASTIITETLTQLGGEPILLSDFGGNPPYERMKKTAALCFEHHLHHCALLLILGGKANNTLIDVTFSAIADALQECVDAKGPVSIPVVVGRGGAHLAQGMAALNKTLANLNLPRVFFGPDTPITLVAEYAVSLMRACEQRKQKGRS, encoded by the coding sequence ATGACAAGCACTCGAATAGGCGAGTTGGTCTTCCTGGAGCACTTCGCCCCGCTGTACAAGATCCCCGTGCCCGAACATCTCTCCGAGCCGGTGACCGAGTCCAAGCTGAGAGAGAGGCTGGGCCGGTGGGGGGCGGGCATTGTGAAGCCGGACGTGCTGGCCGGGAAGCGCGGGAAGGCGGGCCTGGTGCGGCGGGTGGAGAATTTTCGCGACGCGCTGCGGGTCCTGCGGGACGTGGCGGCCGAGGAGATACACGGCCAAAACCCCCGCGGCGCCTACATTGTGCAGGCGGTGCCGGCGGACCTGGAGATCTTCACCGCCATCAGCTACAGTTCCCACACGCTTTCGCCCGCGTTCACGGTGTCGCTCCGGGGCGGGATGGAGGTAGAGGCGATCTCGGAGGAGGACAAGGTGACGGTGCCGCTGAGCGTGTTTCGCGGGCTCAACGCCTACCAGGTCTCGGAGGCGCTGACCGAGCTTGGCGTGAAGGGCAAGCTGAACTCGCGGCTGAGCATCGTATTTGTGAATCTCTGGGACATGTTCATCTCGACAGGGATGCTGAGCTGCGAGGTGAATCCGTGGCGCGTGACCAAGGACGGCCAGATCTGGGCGTGCGACTTCAAGGCCACCTTCGATGAGCACAACTTCAAAGCGCGCGACCTGGGCCTGGCCTGGCCGGAATACCCGTCGGAGGCGACGCCGTTCGAGGCGGAGATGAATGCGCTGGCGGCGGCGAGCCACCAGGGCCAGGCGCATGTGTCGTCGCTGGGCGGCACCAAGATTCTGCCGCTGCTCTTCGGCGGCGGGGCCAGCACGATCATCACCGAGACGCTGACCCAGCTTGGCGGGGAGCCGATCCTGCTATCGGACTTCGGCGGCAACCCGCCGTATGAACGGATGAAGAAGACCGCGGCGCTTTGTTTCGAGCACCACCTGCACCACTGCGCGCTGCTGCTGATCCTGGGCGGCAAGGCCAACAACACGCTGATTGACGTGACTTTCTCCGCCATCGCGGACGCCTTGCAGGAATGCGTGGACGCGAAGGGCCCCGTTTCGATCCCGGTCGTGGTGGGCCGGGGCGGGGCGCACCTGGCGCAGGGGATGGCGGCGCTGAACAAGACGCTCGCCAACCTGAACCTGCCCCGGGTGTTTTTCGGCCCCGACACGCCAATCACGCTGGTGGCGGAATACGCCGTGTCGCTCATGCGCGCGTGCGAGCAGCGCAAGCAGAAAGGCAGATCATGA
- a CDS encoding citrate/2-methylcitrate synthase: MIATTLCSLLNKGDRVGVSNVTGREAMKVSIVSQQYCDNIVGGWALGKDQEIIRVPGGRDIRVFGQFEDLMKALPARERPNKVIVYSPPEAVYGDVKEVVENGEGTVETIFVITEHVSVEVTAKLRHVCNVARMDIIGCNTLGLINARAGVRVGAVGGDTPAESFIPGSATIISNSGNMVNTIAGYLQSAGLGVSFGISTGKDPLILTPLRDFLVLAERDKRTKVIVLYVEPGGTYERDAIELMTERKYSKPLLVFVAGAFAEGRNISLGHAGAVVEGRCTSASDKMRLFDEYLGVAPFDPADPKAAGRSLRRTRRGLRATTLHALVPAAQVLMEALRIKPDFKPLRPLALNPWIVELGALAAKLPERLALRPGRIPSPYDKLLAQQLKGGLGRVVTRQPLRHASHASANDGATPRIYGYSLPALMQRPGSFAYSVLLSWLGSPPAHEFETRLFEMCLTASITNGPGTISAQGAKLAASAGNEPNTAMMATLGAIGSVHGGNGKEAARFLIRIFRDTGLTDPYDRKQAPDLDQLAQAQAADYQRRKLAAKDAGVEIEKVPCLGHPVFNQEAVNYDPRERVISRCLEEEGWYNVFLDFYHRLTRALMSQGVTTKVHAVNVDAALACVCLGCAWPLLVEKKITVERAADLPFVTFALGRVAGGAAEYLDHRDFGTDMDMRVPVSECKALTRPRD, translated from the coding sequence ATGATCGCGACGACTCTTTGCAGCCTCCTGAACAAAGGCGACCGCGTGGGCGTCTCGAACGTGACGGGGCGCGAGGCGATGAAGGTCAGTATTGTCTCGCAGCAGTATTGCGACAACATCGTGGGGGGATGGGCGCTGGGCAAGGACCAGGAGATCATCCGGGTGCCCGGCGGCCGGGACATCCGCGTATTCGGGCAGTTCGAGGACCTCATGAAGGCGCTCCCGGCCAGGGAACGGCCCAACAAGGTGATCGTGTATTCGCCCCCGGAGGCCGTGTATGGCGACGTCAAGGAAGTGGTGGAAAACGGCGAGGGCACGGTTGAGACGATCTTCGTCATTACGGAACACGTGTCGGTCGAGGTAACCGCCAAGCTCCGGCACGTGTGCAACGTGGCGCGGATGGACATCATCGGGTGCAATACGCTGGGTCTGATCAATGCCCGCGCGGGCGTCCGAGTGGGGGCGGTGGGGGGCGACACCCCCGCCGAATCGTTCATCCCCGGCAGCGCGACGATCATCTCGAACTCGGGCAACATGGTGAACACGATCGCGGGTTATCTCCAGTCGGCGGGGCTGGGGGTTTCCTTTGGCATTTCGACAGGTAAAGACCCGTTGATTCTGACGCCGCTGCGCGATTTCCTTGTGCTGGCCGAGCGGGACAAGCGGACGAAGGTGATCGTGCTCTACGTCGAGCCCGGCGGGACTTACGAGCGCGATGCGATCGAGCTCATGACCGAGCGCAAGTACTCCAAGCCGCTGCTGGTCTTTGTGGCCGGCGCGTTCGCCGAGGGACGCAACATCTCGCTGGGGCACGCGGGCGCGGTGGTCGAGGGCCGTTGCACGTCGGCCTCGGACAAGATGCGCCTGTTCGACGAGTATCTGGGCGTGGCGCCGTTTGATCCGGCCGATCCGAAGGCCGCGGGCCGGAGTCTTCGACGGACCCGGCGCGGCCTGCGCGCGACGACCTTGCACGCGCTGGTGCCGGCGGCGCAGGTGCTGATGGAGGCGTTGCGCATCAAGCCGGACTTCAAGCCCTTGCGCCCGCTGGCGCTGAACCCGTGGATCGTCGAGTTGGGCGCGCTGGCGGCTAAGCTGCCGGAGCGGCTGGCCTTGCGGCCGGGGCGCATCCCCAGCCCCTACGACAAGCTGCTGGCTCAGCAACTCAAGGGCGGTCTGGGGAGGGTGGTGACGCGCCAGCCGCTGCGGCACGCGTCGCACGCGTCCGCCAACGACGGCGCCACGCCGCGGATCTACGGATACTCACTTCCGGCGCTGATGCAGCGGCCGGGTTCATTTGCTTACAGCGTGCTGCTTTCGTGGCTCGGGTCGCCGCCCGCGCACGAGTTCGAGACCCGGCTCTTCGAGATGTGCCTGACAGCCTCGATCACGAACGGGCCGGGAACGATTTCGGCGCAGGGGGCCAAGCTGGCGGCCTCGGCGGGCAACGAGCCCAACACGGCGATGATGGCGACGCTGGGGGCCATCGGCTCGGTCCATGGAGGCAACGGCAAGGAGGCGGCGCGGTTTCTGATTCGGATCTTCCGCGACACCGGGCTGACCGATCCGTATGACCGGAAGCAGGCGCCGGACCTCGATCAATTGGCGCAGGCGCAGGCGGCCGATTACCAGCGTCGGAAGCTTGCGGCCAAGGACGCGGGAGTGGAGATCGAGAAGGTGCCCTGCCTGGGGCATCCGGTGTTCAATCAGGAGGCGGTCAACTACGATCCGCGCGAGCGGGTGATCAGCCGCTGCCTGGAGGAGGAGGGTTGGTACAACGTCTTCCTCGACTTCTACCACCGCCTCACGCGCGCGCTTATGAGCCAGGGCGTGACGACCAAGGTGCACGCGGTAAACGTGGACGCCGCGCTCGCCTGCGTGTGCCTGGGGTGCGCCTGGCCGCTGTTGGTGGAGAAGAAGATCACGGTGGAACGGGCGGCGGACCTGCCCTTTGTCACCTTCGCACTGGGGCGCGTGGCGGGCGGCGCGGCCGAGTATCTCGATCACCGCGATTTCGGGACCGACATGGACATGCGGGTTCCGGTCAGCGAGTGCAAGGCGCTGACCCGGCCGCGGGATTGA